The Miscanthus floridulus cultivar M001 chromosome 17, ASM1932011v1, whole genome shotgun sequence genome has a window encoding:
- the LOC136518577 gene encoding membrane protein PM19L-like — MASSAHRSMASALLFLNLIMYVIIAVIAGWAINYSIDESRNSLKGVTPPVRLFPIYFPIGNLATGFFVIFALITGVVGIATSLTGLHDVSQGYPASMMSAAASSLVTWTLTVLAMGLACKEISLSARPGSLRTLEAFTIILTGTQLLCAGSLHAGAHAVILETPIGGV; from the exons ATGGCGTCCTCCGCCCACCGGTCCATGGCGTCCGCCCTCCTGTTTCTCAACCTCATCATGTACGTCATCATCGCGGTCATCGCCGGCTGGGCCATCAACTACAGCATCGACGAGAGCAGGAACTCGC TGAAGGGCGTGACGCCGCCGGTGCGCCTGTTCCCGATCTACTTCCCGATCGGCAACCTGGCGACGGGGTTCTTCGTCATCTTCGCGCTCATCACGGGCGTCGTCGGCATCGCCACCTCGCTCACCGGCCTGCACGACGTCAGCCAGGGGTACCCCGCCAGCATGATGTCCGCCGCGGCGTCCTCCCTCGTCACCTGGACGCTCACCGTCCTCGCCATGGGGCTTGCGTGCAAGGAGATCAGCCTCAGCGCCAGGCCCGGGAGCCTG CGCACCTTGGAGGCGTTCACCATCATCCTGACCGGGACGCAGCTGCTCTGCGCCGGGTCGCTCCACGCCGGCGCGCACGCGGTCATCCTCGAGACGCCTATCGGCGGAGTTTAA